Genomic segment of Pararhodobacter zhoushanensis:
AGGCGTCGCGCGCCTGCCTGCCGATGTCTTCCATCATCACCGCGATATCGCTCATCCGTCTCACCCTCATCTGTCCCCAAATATCCACGGGGGTGTCCAGAGGGGGAGCGTGCTCCCCCTCGGCGAGGGGGTCCGGGGGCGAGCAGCCCCCCGGCTTTCCTCTCACAACACCATATCATCGCGATGGACCAGCGCAGCCCGGCCCGAATAGCCCAACACCTGCGCAATCGCATCCGACCGCTTACCTTTGATCTTGCGGGCCTCATCCGCCGTATAGCGGACCAGACCCAGCCCCAGAGCACCCGCAGGCCCCTGAATCGCCACTGGTTCGCCGCGGCCAAATTGGCCAACCACCTCCGTGACTCCTGCGGGCAGCAGGGATTTCCCCTGTCCCAGCGCCTGAGCGGCGCCTGCGTCGATCATCAGCACACCGCGCGGTTTCATCGCTGCGATCCAGCGTTTGCGGGCGGCTTGCGGATCACCCAGCGCGGCGAACCACGTGCAATTCGCGCCGTCCTCGATGGCACTGAGCGGCCGCAACGGGCTGCCCGCCGCGATCACCATCGCGCAGCCACCATGCGTCGCGGTGCGCGCGGCCATGACCTTGGTTTTCATCCCGCCCTTGGACAGGCCCGACACGGGATCGCCCGCCATCGCCTCGATCTCGGGCGTGATGTCATCGACGAACGCGAGCCGACGCGCTGTCGGATCGGTATGCGGATTGCCAGTGTAGAGTCCATCGACGTCCGACAACAGCGCCAGCTGATCCGCGCCGATGGTGATGGCGATCTGCGCGGCAAGGCGGTCGTTGTCGCCGTAGCGGATTTCATCCGTCGCGACTGTGTCATTCTCGTTGACGATGGGCACCACGCCCAAGCCGAGCAGCGTTTCCATCGTCGCGCGGGTGTTCAGGTACCGGCGGCGGTCTTCGGTATCCTCCAGCGTCACCAGCACCTGCGCGGTGGTAATGCCGTGGGGCTGCAAGACCTCTTCATAGGCGCGCGCCAGACGGATCTGACCGACAGCCGCAGCGGCCTGTGACTGCTCCAGCGGCAAGTCGCCCACAGGCAGGCCCAGCACCCGGCGCCCCAGCGCGATCGAGCCGGACGAGACCAGCACAACATCGGCCCCGCGCGCCTTGGCTGCAGCCACGTCCAACGCCAGCGCGGCCAGCCAGTCCGATTTCAGCTGTCCCGACGCCGCATCCACCAGCAGCGCCGAGCCGATCTTGATGACCAGCCGCCGTGCCTGTGTCAGCGAGAGCCGCGTGTCGGTCAGGGTTGCCACGGCGCGTCATCCTCGTCTTCGCGCGCGGCCTCCGCCCGTTGCGCAGTGATCTCGGTCCACAGCGCGCGCAACACTTCGGTCGTGCCCTTGCCGGTCGCTGCCGACAGCACATAGACCCGCCCGCCGCTGGCCACTTCCAGTGCCGCGCGCTTCTCGGCGATCTCTTCGTCGGTCAGCGCATCCGATTTGTTCAGCCCGACGACGCGGGCTTTCTGGTGGACGATCTCGCTGTAATTCTTCAGCTCGTGGTCGATGATGCGGAAATCCTCGGCAACGTCTTCCGCCGTTCCATCAACCAGTTGCAACAGCACCGCGCACCGCTCGATATGGCCCAGAAACTGGTCGCCCAGCCCCCTGCCCTCGCTGGCGCCCTCGATCAGGCCGGGGATATCGGCCAGCACGAATTCGCGCTGGTCGATGCCGACGACGCCCAGATTGGGGTGCAGCGTGGTGAAGGGATAATCGGCAATCTTGGGCCGCGCGTTCGAGGTCGCGGCAAGGAAGGTCGACTTTCCGGCATTGGGCAGACCGGCCAGACCGGCGTCGGCGATCAGCTTCAGGCGCAGCCACAGGATACGCTCGACCCCGTCCTGCCCCGGATTGCCCTTGCGCGGCGACTGGTTGGTCGAGGATTTGAAGCGCAGGTTGCCCCAACCGCCATTGCCGCCCTTTGCCAGCATGATGCGCTGGCCGATGGTGGTCAGGTCGGCAACGACGGTTTCGCCGTCCTCTTCCAGAATCTCGGTCCCGGCGGGCACTTTGAGGATGATGTCATCGCCATCCTTGCCGGTGCGCTGTTTGCCCATGCCCGGGCGGCCATTCTCGGCAAAGAAATGCTGCTGATAGCGGAAATCGATCAGCGTGTTCAGCGCGGGCACGCATTCGACCCACACATCGCCACCGGTGCCGCCATCGCCGCCATCCGGCCCGCCGTATTCGATGAACTTCTCGCGACGGAAGCTGACGCAACCGCCGCCGCCCGAACCCGAGCGAATGGTGACTTTGGCGAGATCGAGGAATTTCATGGCAGTGTCCCGGGGTGGCGCACTGTCAGGCGATAGCCGTTCGCACGCAGAGGATCAAGGCCCGCGCATGAGGCGCGGGCCGGAGGAAGGGCGCGACAGGGGCCGGTCAGGCCAGCTTGCGCAGATAGGTCCAGGTTGGCACGGTGGCGTGGCGCGCCAGCGAGTGCGCCTCGGCATCGCCGATATAGTCAAACCCGGCATTGGTCAGCACCCGGGCAGACACAGGATTGTCCTGGAATACCTCGGCGAAGACCGTTTTGTTGCGGTGCGGATTGGTGTCCAGCAGCGCCTTGACTGCCGACGAGGCAATACCGGCATGCCAGAAATCAGGCGCGACCCAATAGCCGATCTGGCTCTGGTTGCGATCCAGCGACTTGAGCGACACAACCCCCAGAAACGACGGCGCACCCTGCGGTCTGCCGTCAATCGCCCAGACATCCTCGTCCCGGTCCTCGGCCACTGCGGCGTCGATATACGCCTGCGTGGCCGCCGCCGTCAGCGGATGCGGAATCGAACGCGTTCCCTCGGCCACCCGTCGGTCGCTGGTATAGATGTGCAACAGGGCAGCATCCTGACGGCCCAGCGGACGCAGGATCAGATGATCTGCCTCGATGCTGGGTTGAGTCCGGCTGACAGCGGGGGTCTTGGTGAAGCGGATCGTCATAAGGATCGTCCTGGTCTTCTGCCACAAAAACGCACGGCAGACAAAAGAATGGGGGCCGACAGCGTTCTGTCGGCCCCCGTGTAACGTGCAAATGTAAAGCCTTTGCGTTACTCGGCAGCCTCACTCACCACTGGAACGATCGACACAAAGCTGCGCCCCTTGAACCCTTTGGTGAAGGTGACGCGACCATCGGTCGTGGCGAACAGAGTGTGATCACGGCCCATGCCGACGCCGGTACCAGCGAAGTGCTTGGTGCCGCGCTGGCGCACGATGATGTTGCCGGCGATGCAGACTTGGCCGCCGTAGATCTTCACACCAAGGCGGCGACCAGCAGAGTCGCGACCGTTGCGGGATGAACCGCCTGCTTTTTTGTGTGCCATGGGTGTTACTCCTTGTCAGCGGCCAGCGTGGCGGCCTGTTCGAGCCAGTTGTCACGGGCGATACGGCCCTTGAACGACAGCTGGTCATCCATGTACGCGATTTCCGACTCGGTCCAGGCAGCGATCTGGTCGAAGTGGAACACGCCGTTCTGGTGCAGCAGGCCTTCCAGCTTGGGGCCAACGCCCGAGATCTTTTTCAGATCGTCGGCTTTGCCGCCACGGGCTTCGGTCAGCAGGTTTGCCGGACGGGTGCCCGACACCTCGCCTGCCACAGCCGGAGCCGCTGCTGCCATCGATGCGCCCGAAACCGAACCCGAACCGATAGCCGCCTTGACGCCCGACGCATCAGCGCCCGAGGCCAGGATGTCCGTCACGCGGACCAGCGTCAGCTTCTGACGGTGGCCTTTGGTACGCTGCGAGCTGTGCTTGCGGCGACGCTTGACGAAGTGGATGACCTTGTCACCCTTGATCTGGTCGATGACTTCGGCCTGCACGGCAGCGCCCGCGACGAGCGGCGCACCGATGACCGGCGAGTCGCCGCCCAGCATCAGAATGTCATTGAACTGGATTTTCTCGCCGGCATCAGCCGCGAGACGTTCGACGCGCAGCACGTCGCCCGCTTGGACGCGATACTGTTTACCGCCGGTCTTGAGGACTGCGAACATGTCCTGTCTTTCCTTATGCTTCCGCGTTCTGTGGCCGCCCTTGCGGGTGTTGATGGCATTCGCCGCCTCGAACTGCGCCCCCGTTCGGGAGTATGAAAACGAACCGTGCCCCGGTCGGCCTTTGGACCGATACGGGGCACGGGGTGGGCATTACCGCCTTAAGGGGCAGTAAGTCAAGCGCCGGAGGCCCAGACGCGCGCGGAAAAGCGCATCAGACCGTGGCGCAAGACGGGTTTAGGTCGGAAGCGGCGTGCACGTGTAAGAGCCGTGCGTCCGCCGCGACAGGCGGCAGAACTGGTTGAACAGTTCCAGGAAGTTATTGGCATTGCTCACGCCGCTCAGCGGCGAGGCACCCTGGATCTTGATATCCCCGCCACTATAGCCCCACGAGGTCACAGCCATGACCACGT
This window contains:
- the proB gene encoding glutamate 5-kinase translates to MATLTDTRLSLTQARRLVIKIGSALLVDAASGQLKSDWLAALALDVAAAKARGADVVLVSSGSIALGRRVLGLPVGDLPLEQSQAAAAVGQIRLARAYEEVLQPHGITTAQVLVTLEDTEDRRRYLNTRATMETLLGLGVVPIVNENDTVATDEIRYGDNDRLAAQIAITIGADQLALLSDVDGLYTGNPHTDPTARRLAFVDDITPEIEAMAGDPVSGLSKGGMKTKVMAARTATHGGCAMVIAAGSPLRPLSAIEDGANCTWFAALGDPQAARKRWIAAMKPRGVLMIDAGAAQALGQGKSLLPAGVTEVVGQFGRGEPVAIQGPAGALGLGLVRYTADEARKIKGKRSDAIAQVLGYSGRAALVHRDDMVL
- the obgE gene encoding GTPase ObgE, giving the protein MKFLDLAKVTIRSGSGGGGCVSFRREKFIEYGGPDGGDGGTGGDVWVECVPALNTLIDFRYQQHFFAENGRPGMGKQRTGKDGDDIILKVPAGTEILEEDGETVVADLTTIGQRIMLAKGGNGGWGNLRFKSSTNQSPRKGNPGQDGVERILWLRLKLIADAGLAGLPNAGKSTFLAATSNARPKIADYPFTTLHPNLGVVGIDQREFVLADIPGLIEGASEGRGLGDQFLGHIERCAVLLQLVDGTAEDVAEDFRIIDHELKNYSEIVHQKARVVGLNKSDALTDEEIAEKRAALEVASGGRVYVLSAATGKGTTEVLRALWTEITAQRAEAAREDEDDAPWQP
- a CDS encoding GNAT family N-acetyltransferase, whose protein sequence is MTIRFTKTPAVSRTQPSIEADHLILRPLGRQDAALLHIYTSDRRVAEGTRSIPHPLTAAATQAYIDAAVAEDRDEDVWAIDGRPQGAPSFLGVVSLKSLDRNQSQIGYWVAPDFWHAGIASSAVKALLDTNPHRNKTVFAEVFQDNPVSARVLTNAGFDYIGDAEAHSLARHATVPTWTYLRKLA
- the rpmA gene encoding 50S ribosomal protein L27, which codes for MAHKKAGGSSRNGRDSAGRRLGVKIYGGQVCIAGNIIVRQRGTKHFAGTGVGMGRDHTLFATTDGRVTFTKGFKGRSFVSIVPVVSEAAE
- a CDS encoding 50S ribosomal protein L21, with protein sequence MFAVLKTGGKQYRVQAGDVLRVERLAADAGEKIQFNDILMLGGDSPVIGAPLVAGAAVQAEVIDQIKGDKVIHFVKRRRKHSSQRTKGHRQKLTLVRVTDILASGADASGVKAAIGSGSVSGASMAAAAPAVAGEVSGTRPANLLTEARGGKADDLKKISGVGPKLEGLLHQNGVFHFDQIAAWTESEIAYMDDQLSFKGRIARDNWLEQAATLAADKE